The Halictus rubicundus isolate RS-2024b chromosome 5, iyHalRubi1_principal, whole genome shotgun sequence nucleotide sequence ACTAATTAAGACGTTTAGCTCCGTGTGATTTCGCGTGTCGGCGGCGTAGCGGAACCGGACGTTCGTGGAAGTAATAGGCGATTGGATCCGGTtggtgtaaaaaaaaaaaaaaaaaaaaacgcattgCTCGAGTCTCTGTTCCGccggagtgaagggtgaagggGGATCAACGTGACATCTTTCTTCTTTGTtaatctttttcttctttttatgcCTCCCGCGAGAGAGTACGCGGAGCGAAGCGGAGAAACCGAAAGacaaagaggaagagaaaggaaaagaCAAGGCCGACCAGACAGCGAGCGAACGTTACCCCTCGAGAGATGTCAATTCCATGGCAAAATGGAAGATTGTTCGAACACGCGTTCAAAAGGAAGAGAGGCGTAGGAGAGACGGGAAGTAGAAAGGAGAAAACGAAGAGAGATGCTCGAGCATCGTTGCGTCGCAAACGCCGTTTCTCCAACGGCTCCGAGTCGTGGTTGTCTCTAACGAATAACAGGCACGCGGCTTAGCGCGATGCAGCGCGGATGCAACGAGTAAAAGTTGCAAAGTATACTTCGGTTTACCGTATCGTATCCCTTTAAAAGAAGCTTTTACATGCCCCGGGATTCATATCACCGAAGACGTTCAATTCGTACAGCGTGGCGAATACGATAAACACCAAGTACCAGAGCATTAGCACCACTCCGTATCGTCGATCCAGTTTCCAGCCGTTCAAATGGGTCGCCAACACCAAAAACACCACCGTCGACAGCAGGGACATGGTGGAGTACGTTAAGCCTGCGCATCGTAAAAACAACAGGGAGAAAAGCAGATAAGATGAAGAGACAGACAGGTGGGGTTGGCAGATCTACGAACAATAGAAGAGATTCCTTACCTCGACTGGTGACGTTGACGTGCGAACCGGGTTGTATCATAGCAGTCTGAATGAACCACGGAAGCCCAAGGCAAACTAGAATATCGAAGACGTTGCTACCGACGGCGTTGCTGACCgccatgtcgccgaggccttcTTTGATCACCGCCAACGAGGAGAGCGCGTCCGGTACGCTCACGCCTGCCGCGACAAAGGTCAGACCCATCACCGTGTCAGGTATACCGAGAGTGCTGCCTGTGAATCGGAACGAAACGAACCGAAACGAAGCAAACTGATGATAAAGCCCAGACACCTTAACGGATACGGTGGAACAAGGTAGCGCGACGTCAATTGTCGCGCCGGCTTACCTATGATCGTAATCATCCACACCATAATGTAGCTGTAGAAACTGATCCACACCATCGACACGCAAAACGTGAAAGGGTACCAGTTCCGGAACTTTTCTTGTCGACAATCGGGCATCGTCGCGCGGCACATGAAATGAATCGGATACACGAGGCCCCAAGTGAACAGAGTCCATTGACTGGCGTCGACGGGCCTCTCCAACGGCGAGACTTCATTTGGATCGGGCTCCTTCGCTTTGTAATACTCGGGTTGCTTCGCTATCGGTGGTTCGTTTGTTTCTTGAACGGGACCGCTTCCTTCTATACCACCTGCCGACCGAAtcaccgtcgcgtcgtttctCTTGGTTCCGGTTTCTCAAAACGAGACGTAAAACCCGCCCGACTTACCTTCCTGAGCTTTATACTGATCCGTGACGGGCGAATTCGGGCCTGTGTAAGACAATCGATCTTCCTGCAGCGACCTGTAACTGACCAGCGCGCTCTCCTCCGCTGGCTCGTCGTCTTTCGGTAGGAAAGGTATGTTGTACGATTTCGCCCATCGTTCCAATCGCGAGTTGTACGACAACGCGACGCAGTATACTCCGTACATGAACAACATAAACAGGGATTCCATCCTGAAACGAAACAAACGGAATCCAAAGTCCGAGATCCAACTCTTTCGCCGACCGGTTCGATTCGATAACGCGAGAACGTCTTACCAGGATATCGATTCGTTGTAAATTGTGCCGAGCATCACGAGTATCGAGACGGCGTAGAAGAAGCAATCTCGGCACAAAGGCCACCAGTTCAATTTGGACACTGTGCTGGTGCAGAGTCCGCATATCGAGATCACGAACATTATATTGAACACGGCGCTACCGATCACGCCGCTGACCTGTCAAAGAAATCGTAGATCGTAACGGGTCACTGAATGTAATAATCGCTGGAGATCGCGATCGTTCGCTTTTCGTTATTCTCTTACGCCGATGTCATCCTTTGCGAAGAAAACGCCGATCACGACGGTGGCTAGTTCGGGCGCCGACGAGCCTGCGGCCATGAAAGTTGCACCGGCAACGTCCGGGGACAAACGCAACTCTATCGACAAAAGGAAAGTCATTTGTACCGTCGTCGACGATCGTTTCATCCCCGAAGATCGAGCAAACCGGTCTCACCCTCGCAAATTCTATCCAAACTGGAGACGAAATAGTCGTCGCAAACGATCGCAAGGCCCAAAAACGTATAAACGGCGACCAACAGGTGTATGATCAACCCTCCGTGTTTCCTAGCATTCGGTCCCATCAACGGTCTCGGAAACTGCTCGATGGCTGGCGGCGAACAGTTTACTCGTCGCGGCCTTAATGTCACGCGTTCGTATTCCACCGTGGTTACCACGGTTGGAGCCTAAAATCTCGAATCACCGGTACGTTTTCTATATCGTGTCAAATTCTATGCCTAAGCACAACTACGTATAATCGTACGCGTAcagcgttctttttttttctcgatatatgtccacaacacgggtttacccagggacatatatcggatagaagTTGCTATTctacatatatcggctagaagaggctactcgagctttggggcccctcgcggggtctatcccacggcagtggggatagttctaggagtTTTaccggctagatatttgggacatatatcgagaaaagaccgtATATTCCTTACCGTCGTGGTTTTCGGGACGTTGTTGATCACAGGTTTCACCGTCTCCTTTCCCTGAGACTGCGGCTGGGGCTGCGACTGCGACTGTCCGCGCGATGCCGTTTTCTTCGACTTTTCCTCCGGCGGATGCTGCTTCTCTTGTTTTCCGTTCACCGGCGCATTCCCGCTTTTCGATTCGTTAACCTTCGCGTTCTCCTTGTTGCCCTTTTCCCGCGACTTCGTGGTTCCTGTCGGTatcggtggcggcggcggcggcggtttctcttcgtttcgtttcgtttcttcGACGGTAGACCCTTCCGTTTCCAAAGTGCTAGACTCCAAAGTCGTTTCCGCGGTCCAGGTTTCCTCGTGGTCCGTCCAACCGGTAGGGTAAGTGGAAGGTGACGGTTCTTCGGTGGGTATCCTCGAAGACGCAACGTACTGCACGAGAACGTAGACCAAGAGCAGACCGAAACGCAGGGGCCATTTTCTGCGTCGGGAATTATTGTGTAACTGCTGGTGGTTCCTCATCGTTCTCGACTGAAACATAGCGCGTCAAACGGTTCTTGACGATACGGTCTCCACTTTCGGCGAAACAGTCTACGAAGCCGAAGCGATTATCTAATAATCTCGACCGCGTGGTCGTGAACGCGTTACGTGAATTTAGAGGCATAGCAAGGCATAGAAATGTCTAAGAAATGTGTACAGTACACGCGTCAAAGAAACGCAAAATACAGGGGCCCATTTAATGCGTTCGCGTACGCACACGCATTCCAGATCAGTGTGGGATCGAATAATCAAGATGGTGAACGCGTTTGCACGCTCGCCGAATTCCTTATAGCTACTTTCGGAGCACTTCTGGATCACGTGTACACGCACACGGTGCTCCTGAATGCCGTTGTTGCTCCTTCGTGGCAGATAAGTTTATGTCGGCAAGGTTGCAAAACTCCCTTGAAACGAACGATCGATTGCAAGGGGTAAGCATCTTTGCTTTACCCTTTTCAGATGAATCTCCTAGATTCGCGGGTACGGATCGATTCGGTGACCGGGTGTAACACGATATTCGTAACAATTCGCGTTGCAACGAGGAAATCGGGTAACGCTTTGTACCGACTACGTGTACGCATGTATGTACATGTGCATTATGCACGCGCTGCGATCCGACAACGAAAGCCGAGAACCGAGAGCGATGCGTGCGAATCTAGAAGCTCGTAAAAATTGAGTTGGCGTGGAAACTGACCCAGTTCGGTGTTGGTGGCGATCGTTAAACGATACGTGTGGGCGCACCGAGGCTCGTGCCTCGTCTTACCCCATTTTTCAGGGTGCCGGAATACACACCTATACGACTGCGTTGACGACTACAGGCACGAACAATGAGGAACAAACAACGCGATCCAAGGCGATCTTTCTCGATCGCCAGCACTCTGGACCAGGCGCAATCTGCTTCGTCGGTGTGCTCCGACAATCGTCGTATCGTGGACGCCATTCAACCACGGATTCGATAGTTTTGGGAACTTTGATCACCGTGACGCACGCGAATTATTGATTTGCATAAAAGCTGCGGGTTACGGATCCGTTAATGGTGTGTTCGCGTGGCGGTACACAGGGTACACGTAGGGTACACGTAGGCGACACGTAGGCGACACGTAGACGACTCGTTTTTGGTCACATAGGGTGTTTATATCGTGCTTACGGGTCACGACCTACTCACCGTTTTCGTTACCGCCGTCATCGCTGCGCCGACACGTTCCAATCCGGCAAGGTCCTAAGATTTCTCGTACCGAGCACTCTCACATCCCTCGCTTTTTCTTATTCCCTTTCTAGAGCCTAGAGCTtaggatcgagagagagagagagagagagggggagggagagagagaatgagagagagagataacagAGAATCAAACGCTTCAGCTTGTTCACCTTGTTACGCGCCCCTCGGTCGATATTCCTTCGGTAGGCTCCCGATTTCGACACCGTTCGCGCGAAATCACGGTTTTCGACGATACTTCAATTTCTAACAAACGCCGTTTATCGTCTGTCTCTCGATCGCGAGGACGACGCTCGGTACGCTTACGTAGTCTCTATGAATTAACCACCACCCCCGCCGACTTCTCTCGCCTCTTttcttcccttcccttccctatCGTTTAGTTTCCGTCACTGCTTCCTCGCCTCGACAACCCCCGATGTCACTAATACTGCGCGGACATACGCGTGCGCTTCTCTTTCGAAAGGCCGCGCGGCGCGCCACGCCGTGACGTGTCGCAGCAACCTTTCGCCTTTCACGCACGCTCCCGCGAAACTTTGCAAAACAAACGGGAACGAAATTTTCGTGAGAAGAAAAATCGTTGAAACCGTTTTTATGATTTCATTTGGAAAGTACACGCGATCGTCTATTAGTAAACAATCATTTCCTTGCTGTCGATCAACGTTTTCCATCGCATACTTACTACGTCACATCGTCACCGAAAACAAAAGAACATATAGTCATTTATCCTATGATCGTGATAGGTCGGCTATTCAAAATTGGGAATCGGGCAGATGCAGCTGTTGAACGCACAAAGGGCTCCGGCTACTACCAAAGATACTAGGACCTACGCGGTGCGAGAGCTGAAAACAAGTGGACCGTGGATGGAATAAAACTACCGGTAATTGCGTTTTCCATTTTATTCGCATAAAAGAACTATTTTATCGGTAACGCCGAAACGACACCGGGCAACGAGAGACTGAACACGCGTGTCGTTTTCGGTAAATACAAGATTCTCGCGGATGTTCAAAATAAATGTTACAAAAACTTTGCGAATCCCAACTGAAACATTTCGATCGTTTAACGTAGTAACATGTTCGTATTTATTGCGAGAAGAAGCACAGCGTTCGAGTAACGTTTACATACGaagtatttataaataatttgcGACTTATAGAAAGTTCGAACTCGAGGAACGTCGCTGTATTAACTCGGGTTCTGCTTAAATTTAACGTTATAGCCTCCGCTGTCTGGATTTTTTTGCAACTCGAAATTATTCGTAGAAAGCCCAAAAGGTCTCAACACCATGTTTCCAAAGTCTTTCAATTTGCCCAACATCTCCGTCTTCATCTTTTCGTCTCTTTCTTCTATCAGCTGGCCCAATTTCTGTAAACGTACGAATACACTTTATTTGTAACGCATGACGTTCGAATAGCGCAAATTCGTTTGGTCGGCTCTACTTACATGAATCTCGTGCCTCCACTCCGCGTTATCGGGGTGCaacgaatttaattttttaaagtcttCCAAGGCTTCCCCCAACTTGTCAGTCTCCTTGTACAACTCTCCTCTCCTAAGGATAACTTTCACGTAGGTCGGATTCAATTCTATGGCTTTGGTACAATCTGCTATCGCCGATTCCTTCTCCTAAGCGCCCAACAGTTTACCAATCGTATTAGATACGGAGAAGGTGGTTCTACTCTAAAATTAAATATCCTATCAACGATATCTTTCGTATAACAATGTTACCAAACATTTTGACTTTGCTGCTGCCCTGTTCGCATACAGAATAGACCTTTCCTTGTCGTAAGCCAACGGACACGTTTTTATTCCCTCTGTGTAAGTCGATATCGCTTCCATGTACTCTCCGCTTTTAAAAAGTTCGTTACCCTGGTTTTTCAACTTCTCCGCTTGGTCTCTGAGGGACTGAAAGGAACCAAAATTAATAGTGATTTAAAATATCATGGAATAAAGCttataataaaatagaataagatagaatcGAATGAAAGAGACCAAGAAATATGCAACAAACTTGTTTTTCGGTTTCAGTGAGACCAATTTCTCTGTCTTTCAGTAATTCCTCGTCGACAAAATCTCGCAAACGATTCTCGTCTAGATCGTGAGGAACTTTGGAATTACAGCTGTCTTCGTTCTGGGGATTCGTTTCCACGTGCTTATCGGTCTCTTCCGGCAGATCTTCGCTGTCGTTGTCCGATTCCTCATTTTTGTTAGTCGACGAACAGTTCTTTTCTACTCGTACAGATGTACTTTTCAGGTCTTTCGTAAGTTCTTCTATAATCTCCTCGTTGGTTTTCAAACCACACTCGGAGCTGTCCATCGTGATCTCTTCCGAATAACCTTGAAAATATTTCCAACCGTTTTTTTCTCGAGTCGATGATTTTACGCTTTTCACCGATCAGCGATGTTAATATCGACAATGCGTATGTGAACTCAAATGTTACTGTGACGTTCAGGTAGCTGACTAACTAGCGATCGACGATAACGACTAGCAAATGTATGCAAAcaacagagaggataggagagtgctcacgcccgggttttcggcgttcccggtatagtgctgacatctgctcagccttagcatggaacagaaccgggccgtctttcctggaacagaaccgagtaatcttttagcatggcacagaaccgggcagtctttcctagaacagaaccaaTCATTCTTTTAGCATGGAAAagaaccgagcagcttttagcataaaaccgaacgcattTTCGAACCGAACGAATGGATTTTTTAAACCAGGATTCGAACGTACAGTTCaattgtttttaaatgaaatatgtaactaacatgtaaatcgtgtatacaaaatctctaattaatataaattaagtataatattaattgtaatgatacgtattttattttttccaattttgtagttacAAAATCTAGttataaaaaatggaaaacccggaaaaaataACAGTTCACGAAGTGTGTAGCCAGGAAGATTATTAGAGCAACAATTCAAGCTCTACCCAACTCTACTTTGCGCAGCTTCCTTAAGTTCCTGCAAGCACCAGGAAGAGAAGAAATACTCGTTAACACTACACATGGTACTAACATGCTACATACATACCATGCAACATTTTAGTTCTATTCTGTTTTATTTTGTACGTGTACACGTTtaacattgtaatttatttggtcataaataaagaatattaattacaacAGTCAATGTGTTCTTCTTTCCACGCCCTGGACATGAATATTTGatattagaattaaattaatgtcttcaaataatttttgaaattagagaaaattaagtgtagtattaggagaacatgatagtaAAAGAGGCGGCACgaaaatttaatagaaaatttgagttttcggaaaatttcggcGGTTTGGCTTgccgttgacttatactactgaatttcgtgccacctctttcaatatcatgttctcctagtagaaatccagaattttcgaaaattccgtaaatcgaactttgtattaggagaatgtgatatcgaaggaggtggcacgaaattcagtagtatacgtcaacgacaagtcagaccgccaaaatttttcgaaattcttcgaaaaattgagctttgtattaggagaatataatattgaaagaggtggcatgaaaatttggaaaaatttcgaaattcagtagtataccTCAACGATAAGCAGGAagttcgggaaaaattgagggCTCAATAATTAAATATGCAAATATACCTTTGTTAATATTGTCTTCATTTATTCATTGTCCACTgttacataaaatgattgtgttaaaatacaatataaatttttacatGTAATGTCGACTGCGCGTCGGTAACCGTGTTATCGCACATGGTAACGTCCAGTAATTGTCGTCGACAATTGCACACAACAACATTTAAATTGACATAACATTCTTTCATTCTCTCGATTATTTATAATATCTCCAATATGAGATTTCAATATTACAATTTTAGCTCTGGCcgatacgataggatgcgagacagaaaaatacattgggtggtCGGCCTGCTTCTCTACTTCGTCTATGGTTTCGCTATTTTTGGCTACTGGTTTCAGCGTTTCGCCACGGATGGCGCCACAGATCGAATGGAAATATGTATTGGCTTATGGATCAGAGACGATCCAAAGCTCTCtctgaataaaaaataaaatacgtatttaGTATTTACACGCTAAAGGATTGCTGTCACGGTTGTCTCGTCGAGGCACGTTTTACCTGAAGTTTCGTTCACGCTTCTATGGGAACTACAAGG carries:
- the Ttc1 gene encoding tetratricopeptide repeat domain 1; this encodes MDSSECGLKTNEEIIEELTKDLKSTSVRVEKNCSSTNKNEESDNDSEDLPEETDKHVETNPQNEDSCNSKVPHDLDENRLRDFVDEELLKDREIGLTETEKQSLRDQAEKLKNQGNELFKSGEYMEAISTYTEGIKTCPLAYDKERSILYANRAAAKSKCLEKESAIADCTKAIELNPTYVKVILRRGELYKETDKLGEALEDFKKLNSLHPDNAEWRHEIHKLGQLIEERDEKMKTEMLGKLKDFGNMVLRPFGLSTNNFELQKNPDSGGYNVKFKQNPS
- the LOC143354270 gene encoding putative sodium/potassium/calcium exchanger CG1090 is translated as MTAVTKTSRTMRNHQQLHNNSRRRKWPLRFGLLLVYVLVQYVASSRIPTEEPSPSTYPTGWTDHEETWTAETTLESSTLETEGSTVEETKRNEEKPPPPPPPIPTGTTKSREKGNKENAKVNESKSGNAPVNGKQEKQHPPEEKSKKTASRGQSQSQPQPQSQGKETVKPVINNVPKTTTAPTVVTTVEYERVTLRPRRVNCSPPAIEQFPRPLMGPNARKHGGLIIHLLVAVYTFLGLAIVCDDYFVSSLDRICEELRLSPDVAGATFMAAGSSAPELATVVIGVFFAKDDIGVSGVIGSAVFNIMFVISICGLCTSTVSKLNWWPLCRDCFFYAVSILVMLGTIYNESISWMESLFMLFMYGVYCVALSYNSRLERWAKSYNIPFLPKDDEPAEESALVSYRSLQEDRLSYTGPNSPVTDQYKAQEGGIEGSGPVQETNEPPIAKQPEYYKAKEPDPNEVSPLERPVDASQWTLFTWGLVYPIHFMCRATMPDCRQEKFRNWYPFTFCVSMVWISFYSYIMVWMITIIGSTLGIPDTVMGLTFVAAGVSVPDALSSLAVIKEGLGDMAVSNAVGSNVFDILVCLGLPWFIQTAMIQPGSHVNVTSRGLTYSTMSLLSTVVFLVLATHLNGWKLDRRYGVVLMLWYLVFIVFATLYELNVFGDMNPGACKSFF